Part of the Streptomyces sp. NBC_00457 genome, GAGAACGTGATGCTGGGCCAGATCAAGGTCCGCAAGGCGGACAAGAAGAAGGCCGAGGAGAAGGCCCGCGCGCTGCTCGACCGGGTCGGGGTGGCCAACCAGGCCGACAAGTACCCCGCGCAGCTCTCCGGCGGCCAGCAACAGCGTGTCGCCATCGCACGCGCCCTCGCCATGGACCCCAAGGTCATGCTCTTCGACGAGCCGACGTCGGCTCTCGACCCTGAGATGATCAACGAGGTCCTCGAGGTCATGCAGCAGCTCGCCCGCGACGGCATGACCATGATCGTCGTCACCCATGAGATGGGCTTCGCCCGTTCGGCCGCCAACCGGGTGGTCTTCATGTCCGACGGCAAGATCGTCGAAGAAGCTGTGCCGGACCAGTTCTTCAGCAACCCGCGCAGCGACCGTGCCAAGGACTTCCTGTCGAAGATCCTCCACCACTGACCCCCACCCGTCGCGCCCGCGCGACGAGCTGCGTCACCCGCACCAAACGGCATTCTCCTCATCACACCAAGGGATGTTCACCATGAAGCTCCGCAAGGTCACCGCAGCGGCCGCGGCTGCGCTCGTCCTCTCCCTGACCGCGACGGCCTGTGGGGGCGACGACAAGGACAGCGATGCCGGATCGGGCGCCACCGACGGCGGCGGCACGATCAAGGTCGGCATCAAGTACGACCAGCCCGGTCTCGGCCTGAAGGAAGCCGGCGGCGACTTCTCCGGCTTCGACGTCGACGTGGCCACGTACGTGGCGAAGGAACTCGGCTACGCGCCCGACAAGATCGAGTTCGTCGAGACCAAGAGCGCCGACCGTGAGACCGCGCTGGACCGCGGCGACGTGAAGTTCATCGCGGCCACCTACTCGATCACTGACGAGCGCAAGCAGAAGGTCGACTTCGCCGGCCCCTACCTGCTGGCCCACCAGGACCTGCTGATCAAGTCCGACTCGGACATCACCGAGGCCACCGATCTCAACGGCAAGAAGCTGTGCTCGGTGACCGGTTCGACCTCGGCGCAGAACGTCAAGGACGAGATCGCCCCGAAGGCCCAGCTGCGCTCGTACGGCACCTACTCGGAGTGCATCGCCGGTCTGCAGAGCGGCGCTGTGGACGCGGTGACCACCGACGACTCGATCCTCGCGGGCTTCGCGGCGCAGGAGCAGTACAAGGGCCAGTTCAAGCTGACCGGCCTGAAGCTCAGCAACGAGAACTACGGCATCGGCGTCAAGAAGGGCGACACCGAGACCGTGAACAAGATCAACGCCGCCCTCGAGAAGATGGTCAGCGACGGCGCCTGGGAGACCGCGGTCAAGGAGAACTTCGGCCCGGCGAACTACAAGAACGAGCCCGCCCCGAAGATCGGCGACATCAAGAGCTGAAGCAGCGCCTGACAGGTGCGCCGCCCGGCGGGGCGGCGCACCCGGGCATCTCTACACCCGGAAGCGCGGGAGATCGTGTTCGATTTTCTTGAAGGTTACGACGTCCTAGGGGCGTTCTGGACGACGGTGCAACTCACCGTCCTCTCCGCCATCGGCTCGCTGATCTGGGGCACTGTGCTGGCCGCCATGCGGGTCAGCCCCGTCCCGCTCATGCGCGGATTCGGCACCGCGTACGTGAACATCGTCCGGAACATCCCGCTGACGGTCATCATCGTCTTCGCCTCACTCGGCCTTGCCGACATCTTCAGGGTGACGCTGGGCGCCGCCGACGACTTCGAGGCCCTGAGCTTCCGGCTGTCGATCCTCGGCTTCGTCGCCTACACCGCGGCCTTCGTCTGCGAGGCGATCCGCTCGGGCATCAACACCGTGCCCGTCGGACAGGCCGAGGCGGCCCGTGCCATCGGGCTGAGCTTCAGCCAGATCCTCTGGTTCATCGTGCTGCCCCAGGCCTTCCGTTCGGTGATCGGCCCGCTGGCCAACGTGCTGATCGCCCTGACCAAGAACACCACCGTGGCAGCCTCGATCGGTGTGGCGGAGGCCGCCCTGCTGATGAAGGAAATGATCGAGAACGAGGCGCAGGTCGTACTCATCGGCGTCGTCTTCGCGTTCGGATTCGTGGTTCTGACCCTGCCCACCGGCCTCTTCTTCGGCTGGCTGAGCAAGCGACTGGCGGTGAAGCGATGACCTCGGTCCTCTACGACGCTCCAGGCCCCCGGGCCAAGCGGCGCAACATCATTCTCTCGGTGGTGTTCTTCGTCCTCCTCGCCCTGCTCGTGTGGTGGATCTACAAGACGATGGACGACAAGGGCCAGCTGGAGTGGGCCCTGTGGGAGCCGTTCACCGAGTCCGAAGCCTGGACGACGTATCTGCTGCCCGGCCTCGCCAACACCCTGAAGGCCGCCGCACTCTCCATGGTCATCGCCCTCCCGCTGGGCGCGATCTTCGGCATCGCCCGCCTGTCCGACCACCGGTGGGTACGGATCCCGGCCGGTGCGGTGGTCGAGTTCTTCCGGGCGATCCCGGTGCTGCTGCTGATGCTGTTCGCCAACCAGTTCTACTCCAGCTACACGGACGTCAGCACCGAAGACCGTCCGCTGTACGCGGTCGTCACGGGCCTGGTGCTCTACAACGCCTCGGTCCTCGCCGAGATCGTCAAAGCCGGCATCCTCTCCCTGCCCAAGGGACAGACGGAGGCGGCCCAGGCGATCGGACTGCGCAAGGGCCAGACGATGACCAGCGTCCTGCTGCCGCAGGCCGTCACCGCGATGCTGCCGGCCATCGTCAGCCAGTTGGTCGTCATCGTGAAGGACACCGCACTGGGTGGCGTGATGATCGGCTTCACCGAGCTGCTCAACTCGCGCGGCACACTCGCGGCGTTCTACGCGACCGTCATCCCGAGCTTCATCGTGGTCGCGGCCATCTACATCGTCTTGAACTTCATCCTGACGAGCTTCGCGGGCTGGCTGGAGCAGCGGCTGCGGCGCAGCAAGCGGAGCACGGGTGCGGTGCTCGGCGCCGAGAAGGTCGAGGATCTCAACGCGGCCGAGATCGGCGGCTCCTACGGGACAGGGCAATCGGCATGACCTGATGAGCAGTCAAGTGCTATGACCTGTACGGAGGCAGTGGCATGATCGCCACTGCCTCCGTCACTTGACGCAAGCACCAGCAATAGGTTGCATACGTTCTGTGATCGTGCACCCTGCTCCAACTTCCTGTTCACCCACGTCCCTGAGGACACCACTGCGGGCAGGGGGCGCCGCGCCGTGGACCCGGTGATCATCGTCGGGGCGGGGCCCGTCGGGCTCACGCTCGCGCTCGCGCTGGCGCGTCAGGAAGTGCCGTCCGTGGTCCTGGACGAGGGCCCGGGCAAGGACGAGCCGCGTCCCGCACGCACGGTCGTGCTGCGCGAGGACACCGCCGCCCTCATGGAGCGCCTCACCGGCGTCCCGTCGGCCGAGGCGGGCTGCCGCTGGGCCGGATGGCGGTCGATGCGCCGCAAGCAGGTGATGCGGACGGTCACTTTCGACGAGACCGAGACCGAGACAGGGCTGGCCGCCCCGCTGCACATCGCACAGCACGTACTGACGGCCTCCCTGCGCGCGGCCGTCACCGGCGAACGGCTGGTCGACATCGCGACGGACAGCCGCCTCGACACCATCGAGCAGGAACCTTCAGGCGTCACCGCCCACACCCGCGGCCCCAAGGGAACGTGGTGGCGCGGCAGTTATCTGGTCGGCTGCGACGGCCCGCGCTCGACCGTGCGCAAGCTCCAGGACATCCGCTTCCCCGGCCGTACGGCGGTGGAGCGACACGCCGTGGCCGCGCTGCGTGCGGAACTTCCGTGGCCCGACGAAGCGTTGCTCCATCGGATGCCGCCGTGGCGGACGTCGGGGCCCTCGGGCGGGGAGGTGACCGGACGCCCGCTGCCGGACGGCGTCTGGCGGCTGGACTGGCTGCTGCCGCCCGGCAAGGACCTGGTCACGCCGGAACTGCTGGTGGCCCACGTCAGGGAGACGCTCGCGGGCTGGACGGGCGGTTCGACACCGCCGTACGAGCTGCTGGACACCGGAGTCCACATCGTCCACCACCGCCTGGCCCGGCGGTGGCGGGCGGGCCGGGTCTTCCTCGCGGGGGACGCCGCCCATCTGCTCGGCGCGTTGGGCACGCAGGGGCTGGACGAAGGGCTGAGGGACGCCGACAACCTCGCCTGGAAGCTGGCGCTGGCCTGGCACCACGGGCCGCACGAGGCACTGCTCGACAGCTACCAGGCCGAGCGGCGCGGCATCGTCGCCGCCCGGCTGCGCGCCGCCGACCAGGCCCTGCCCCTGGTGCGCGGGGGCGGAGGGCTGCGGTCGTACGTCCCCGGATCGGCCCGGGGCCATGACGGCCTGCTCACCGACGGCCACCTGGGGCAGGGAGCACTGGGCGCGACGGGGGCATACGACCGTTCACCGCTCGCCCCCGGGCCTCTCGAGGGCGAGACCGTCGTGGACACACTGCCCGGCGCACAGGTCACCGACGTGCGGGTCACCGCGGAGGACGGCTCCTTCGTACGGCTACGCGACCGGCTCGGCCGTGGCGCGCTGCTCGTCGTGCTGGTCGCGCCGGGCACGGGCGTGTGGGAGCGGCGGCACTGGGTGACCGCCGGGATCATGCCCCGGCTGGCGGCGGCCGTGACCGCACTGCCACACCCGGCCGAGCTGCTGGTCACGGAGAGCTACCCGGGAGCGGCCGCGCACACGGTACTGCTGGTGCGGCCCGACGGACACCTGGTCACCGCCCTGAACGGCGTGCGCCCGGCCGACCTGTACACAGCGGCCGAGGCGACACTGGGCGGGCCGACGCGAGCGAGCGTGGAGTCAGAGGCAGAAGCGGAGGCCACGGCTGGGTCGCGCTGAGCGGCACCCCTGACGT contains:
- a CDS encoding amino acid ABC transporter ATP-binding protein, with protein sequence MTNVSVAKEDVAATGDLVVLKSVNKHFGALHVLQDIDLTIARGEVVVVIGPSGSGKSTLCRAINRLETIDSGAIAIDGKPLPAEGKELARLRADVGMVFQSFNLFAHKTVLENVMLGQIKVRKADKKKAEEKARALLDRVGVANQADKYPAQLSGGQQQRVAIARALAMDPKVMLFDEPTSALDPEMINEVLEVMQQLARDGMTMIVVTHEMGFARSAANRVVFMSDGKIVEEAVPDQFFSNPRSDRAKDFLSKILHH
- a CDS encoding glutamate ABC transporter substrate-binding protein, encoding MKLRKVTAAAAAALVLSLTATACGGDDKDSDAGSGATDGGGTIKVGIKYDQPGLGLKEAGGDFSGFDVDVATYVAKELGYAPDKIEFVETKSADRETALDRGDVKFIAATYSITDERKQKVDFAGPYLLAHQDLLIKSDSDITEATDLNGKKLCSVTGSTSAQNVKDEIAPKAQLRSYGTYSECIAGLQSGAVDAVTTDDSILAGFAAQEQYKGQFKLTGLKLSNENYGIGVKKGDTETVNKINAALEKMVSDGAWETAVKENFGPANYKNEPAPKIGDIKS
- a CDS encoding amino acid ABC transporter permease, translating into MFDFLEGYDVLGAFWTTVQLTVLSAIGSLIWGTVLAAMRVSPVPLMRGFGTAYVNIVRNIPLTVIIVFASLGLADIFRVTLGAADDFEALSFRLSILGFVAYTAAFVCEAIRSGINTVPVGQAEAARAIGLSFSQILWFIVLPQAFRSVIGPLANVLIALTKNTTVAASIGVAEAALLMKEMIENEAQVVLIGVVFAFGFVVLTLPTGLFFGWLSKRLAVKR
- a CDS encoding amino acid ABC transporter permease encodes the protein MTSVLYDAPGPRAKRRNIILSVVFFVLLALLVWWIYKTMDDKGQLEWALWEPFTESEAWTTYLLPGLANTLKAAALSMVIALPLGAIFGIARLSDHRWVRIPAGAVVEFFRAIPVLLLMLFANQFYSSYTDVSTEDRPLYAVVTGLVLYNASVLAEIVKAGILSLPKGQTEAAQAIGLRKGQTMTSVLLPQAVTAMLPAIVSQLVVIVKDTALGGVMIGFTELLNSRGTLAAFYATVIPSFIVVAAIYIVLNFILTSFAGWLEQRLRRSKRSTGAVLGAEKVEDLNAAEIGGSYGTGQSA
- a CDS encoding FAD-dependent monooxygenase, which gives rise to MDPVIIVGAGPVGLTLALALARQEVPSVVLDEGPGKDEPRPARTVVLREDTAALMERLTGVPSAEAGCRWAGWRSMRRKQVMRTVTFDETETETGLAAPLHIAQHVLTASLRAAVTGERLVDIATDSRLDTIEQEPSGVTAHTRGPKGTWWRGSYLVGCDGPRSTVRKLQDIRFPGRTAVERHAVAALRAELPWPDEALLHRMPPWRTSGPSGGEVTGRPLPDGVWRLDWLLPPGKDLVTPELLVAHVRETLAGWTGGSTPPYELLDTGVHIVHHRLARRWRAGRVFLAGDAAHLLGALGTQGLDEGLRDADNLAWKLALAWHHGPHEALLDSYQAERRGIVAARLRAADQALPLVRGGGGLRSYVPGSARGHDGLLTDGHLGQGALGATGAYDRSPLAPGPLEGETVVDTLPGAQVTDVRVTAEDGSFVRLRDRLGRGALLVVLVAPGTGVWERRHWVTAGIMPRLAAAVTALPHPAELLVTESYPGAAAHTVLLVRPDGHLVTALNGVRPADLYTAAEATLGGPTRASVESEAEAEATAGSR